The Arcobacter sp. CECT 8986 DNA segment CTATGACAAGGAATTAAATACCCAATAGGATTAGAGCCAATTGCATTTGCTACTGCTCTTACTGCTTTTGGATTGTCTAAGTATTTTGCAACATCTTGATAAGTAGTAATTGAACCATCTGGAATATTTATAAGTGCTTTCCATACATTTATTTGAAAGTTTGTTCCTTTTACATATAGATTGAATTTTTTGTCTTTTTTTATGAAAATACTATCTAATATGGAACTTGCTTTTTTATCATCTTTTATTAGTTTTGCATTTGCCCATATCTCTTTAAATCTATTGTAAACACTATCTTTTTCTTTATCATAAAAACCAAGAAAACATATACCTCTTTTTGTTGTTGCAATTAGTGCATTTCCAAATGGAGTGTATCCATATCCATATGTTATTTCAACATTTTGTCCTAAGTCTTTATACTCTTTTGGTGTAACGCCAATAATATTTACAAATAAATCATGTAATCTACTAGGACTTGATAATCCTAAATCAAGTGAACTTTCAAGTAAAGAACTTGATTCTTTTAGATGTTCTTTTGCATAGTTTAATGTAACTGATTGTAAGAATTGAATAGGTGTAACTCCAACATACTCTTTAAATACTCTAATGAAGTGGTATTTACTCATGCCAATATGCTCAGCAATAGTATCAATTGTTGGTTGTTCTTTAAAGTTTTCGTCTAT contains these protein-coding regions:
- a CDS encoding methylated-DNA--[protein]-cysteine S-methyltransferase — translated: MSQEKLYLQNENYNKIVKAIKYIDENFKEQPTIDTIAEHIGMSKYHFIRVFKEYVGVTPIQFLQSVTLNYAKEHLKESSSLLESSLDLGLSSPSRLHDLFVNIIGVTPKEYKDLGQNVEITYGYGYTPFGNALIATTKRGICFLGFYDKEKDSVYNRFKEIWANAKLIKDDKKASSILDSIFIKKDKKFNLYVKGTNFQINVWKALINIPDGSITTYQDVAKYLDNPKAVRAVANAIGSNPIGYLIPCHRVLGKSGAMTGYRWGIERKKVLVAYEAIKNNAKEEV